One Vitis riparia cultivar Riparia Gloire de Montpellier isolate 1030 chromosome 4, EGFV_Vit.rip_1.0, whole genome shotgun sequence genomic window carries:
- the LOC117912822 gene encoding transmembrane 9 superfamily member 8-like, protein MASPRSIVFVRTAILLLLIHAAHCFYLPGVSPQDFQKGDPLKVKVNKLTSTKTQLPYTYYSLPYCRPGKIVDNAENLGEVLRGDRIENSPYVFKMREPQLCNVICHLKLDAKTAKDFKEKIEDEYRVNMILDNLPLVVPIRRLDQESPPLYQLGYHVGLKAQYAGNKEEKYFIHNHLIFTVKFHKDLQTDSARIVGFEVKPFSIKHEYEGEWNGKNRLLTCDPHTKRTVINSNSPQEVEVNQEILFTYDVEFQESDVKWASRWDTYLLMSDDQIHWFSIVNSLMIVLFLSGMVAMIMLRTLYRDISKYNELETQEEAQEETGWKLVHGDVFRPPSNSDLLCVYAGTGVQFFGMILITMLFAVLGFLSPSNRGGLMTAMLFLWVFMGLFAGYSSARLFKMFKGAEWKKIALRTAFMFPATVFVIFFVLNALIWGQKSSGAVPFGTMFALVFLWFGISVPLVFVGSYVGFKKPAIEDPVKTNKIPRQIPEQAWYMNPMFSILIGGILPFGAVFIELFFILTSIWLNQFYYIFGFLFIVFIILLITCAEITIVLCYFQLCSEDYLWWWRAYLTSGSSALYLFLYATFYFFTKLEITKLVSGALYFGYMLIVSYAFFVLTGTIGFYACFWFTRLIYSSVKID, encoded by the exons GGAGATCCATTGAAGGTGAAAGTGAACAAATTAACCTCTACGAAGACTCAACTTCCTTACACGTACTATTCTCTGCCTTATTGCCGCCCAGGAAAAATTGTGGACAATGCAGAGAATCTCGGGGAAGTGCTTCGTGGTGATCGTATTGAAAACTCCCCTTATGTG TTTAAAATGCGGGAACCACAGTTGTGCAATGTTATCTGCCACCTGAAACTCGATGCAAAAACTGCGAAGGATTTTAAAGAGAAGATTGAAGATGAGTATCGGGTCAACAT GATTCTGGATAACCTTCCTCTTGTTGTTCCCATAAGGAGGCTTGATCAAGAATCTCCTCCTCTTTATCAGCTTGGATATCATGTTGGGCTTAAAGCACAATATGCTGGA AACAAGGAAGAGAAGTATTTTATCCACAATCATTTGATATTTACTGTCAAGTTTCATAAAGATTTGCAAACTGACTCAGCAAGGATTGTGGGATTTGAGGTCAAACCATTCAG CATTAAACATGAATACGAAGGGGAATGGAATGGCAAGAATCGTCTATTGACCTGTGACCCCCATACAAAACGCACTGTTATTAATTCCAACTCTCCTCAAGAAGTTGAAGTGAACCAGGAAATTTTATTCACATATGATGTTGAGTTCCAG GAAAGTGATGTGAAGTGGGCATCTAGATGGGATACCTATCTTCTCATGAGTGATGACCAGATCCACTGGTTCTCAATTGTTAATTCTTTGATGATTGTTCTCTTCCTCTCGGGCATGGTAGCAATGATCATGTTGCGGACACTATATCGTGACATCTCCAAGTATAATGAACTTGAGACCCAAGAAGAAGCCCAGGAAGAGACCGGATGGAAATTAGTGCACGGCGATGTTTTCAGACCACCAAGCAACTCAGATTTACTCTGTGTGTATGCTGGAACAGGTGTTCAGTTTTTTGGGATGATACTCATCACCATGCTCTTTGCCGTCCTTGGGTTTCTCTCACCTTCCAACCGCGGTGGGCTAATGACAGCCATGCTTTTCCTCTGGGTCTTTATGGGTCTTTTTGCTGGTTACTCCTCTGCTCGATTGTTCAAAATGTTCAAGGGAGCAGAATGGAAGAAAATTGCTCTAAGGACTGCATTCATGTTCCCAGCCACCGTCTTTGTCATCTTCTTTGTCTTAAATGCTCTCATCTGGGGCCAGAAATCATCGGGGGCAGTGCCATTTGGGACAATGTTTGCTCTGGTTTTCTTGTGGTTCGGGATTTCTGTTCCCCTTGTGTTTGTGGGCAGTTATGTTGGGTTCAAGAAGCCTGCAATTGAGGATCCTGTGAAGACAAACAAAATCCCAAGGCAGATCCCAGAGCAAGCTTGGTACATGAACCCAATGTTCTCTATTCTAATTGGAGGCATACTCCCCTTTGGAGCAGTTTTCATTGAGCTCTTCTTCATCCTTACCTCAATCTGGCTGAATCAGTTCTACTACATCTTCGGATTCCTCTTCATAGTCTTCATCATCCTCCTCATCACATGTGCTGAAATTACGATTGTGCTTTGCTACTTCCAGTTGTGCAGTGAGGACTACTTATGGTGGTGGAGGGCATACTTGACATCAGGCTCGTCAGCACTATATCTCTTCCTCTATGCAACTTTCTATTTCTTCACGAAGCTTGAAATCACAAAGCTGGTTTCTGGGGCATTGTACTTCGGGTACATGCTGATCGTTTCCTATGCATTTTTTGTGCTAACGGGTACAATCGGATTCTATGCATGTTTCTGGTTCACAAGGCTCATCTACTCATCGGTGAAGATTGATTGA